From the Bdellovibrio reynosensis genome, one window contains:
- a CDS encoding acyl-CoA dehydrogenase family protein: MSFNWKEFDLYNPTPEHAMLRETVKSFTESEIEPQAHEYDRSEKFNLQLFKKVGELGLLGITVPEQFGGAGMDATAAAIVHEEMSASDPGFALAYLAHSMLCVNNIAVNGSDEQRHRILPKLCSGEWVGSMAMSEPAIGTDVLGMQTKAVKKGDEYIINGRKMWITNGTIDENNTPCDLVLVYAKTGEKNGRTQVSTFLVEKEHKGFEVGQKIKDKLGMRGSNTAELVFQDCHVPASALVGQEGDSMLHMMRNLEIERLTLAAMSLGIARRSIEIMNKYAVDREAFGKSLNHFGQIQRYIADSYAEYKAARAYVYETARRMDLNHEGNRLDSDGVKLVATTMGKNVADRAIQVLGGYGYVGEYTVERLWRDAKLLEIGGGTIEAHQKNITRDLARSPEALYK; encoded by the coding sequence ATGTCTTTCAACTGGAAAGAATTTGATCTTTACAACCCAACACCTGAACACGCCATGCTTCGTGAAACGGTGAAATCTTTCACTGAATCTGAAATCGAACCACAAGCGCACGAATATGACCGTTCAGAAAAATTCAATCTTCAGCTTTTCAAAAAAGTCGGGGAGTTGGGGCTTCTAGGTATCACAGTTCCAGAACAATTCGGCGGAGCTGGAATGGATGCGACAGCAGCAGCCATCGTTCATGAAGAGATGTCAGCTTCTGATCCTGGTTTTGCTTTGGCTTACCTTGCGCACTCTATGCTTTGCGTGAACAACATCGCAGTTAACGGCAGTGATGAACAACGTCACCGTATCTTGCCGAAACTTTGCTCTGGCGAATGGGTTGGTTCAATGGCGATGTCTGAGCCTGCTATCGGAACAGACGTTCTGGGCATGCAAACTAAAGCTGTAAAAAAAGGCGACGAGTACATCATCAACGGTCGCAAAATGTGGATCACAAACGGCACTATTGATGAAAACAACACTCCTTGTGACCTGGTTCTAGTTTACGCTAAAACGGGCGAAAAAAACGGCCGTACTCAGGTTTCTACTTTCCTAGTTGAAAAAGAACACAAAGGTTTCGAAGTTGGTCAAAAGATCAAAGACAAATTAGGAATGCGCGGTTCAAACACAGCTGAGCTTGTGTTCCAAGATTGCCACGTTCCTGCGTCTGCTTTAGTAGGCCAAGAGGGTGATTCTATGTTGCACATGATGCGCAACCTTGAAATCGAGCGCCTAACTTTGGCAGCTATGAGCTTAGGTATTGCTCGTCGTTCAATTGAAATAATGAATAAGTACGCTGTAGACCGTGAAGCTTTCGGTAAATCTTTAAACCACTTCGGTCAAATTCAACGCTACATCGCTGATAGCTATGCTGAATACAAAGCTGCACGTGCTTACGTTTACGAAACAGCTCGCCGCATGGATCTTAATCATGAAGGCAATCGTTTGGATTCAGATGGCGTTAAACTTGTTGCTACAACAATGGGTAAAAACGTTGCTGACCGCGCAATCCAAGTATTGGGTGGTTACGGTTATGTTGGTGAATACACGGTTGAAAGACTTTGGAGAGATGCAAAGCTTCTTGAAATCGGTGGCGGTACTATTGAAGCCCACCAAAAGAATATCACTCGCGACTTAGCTCGCAGTCCTGAAGCTTTATACAAGTAA
- a CDS encoding competence/damage-inducible protein A codes for MKASVLGIGTELVDGQIVNKNASWISKKLKKLGLTTSTHLVVPDEKKLMREGIDFCASHSDVLFLTGGLGPTSDDFTRDIVTEWLGVPLEFDEMSWKHVTDRLTSRGYTVKEIQKQQCYFPKGSKVLVNSQGTANAFFADGHGKKLFVLPGPPREIEAVWDANIHDWLIENTKHLDPYITRTWDTLGVGESDIAIMVEEILKDVPGEIGYRVHLPYVEVKFSYYKSQEQELLPAIQKLTEALNYCCITRDGADIAELLAVHLKPIKSLNLVDEVTGQFLVNRLMPVLRDFMTNKTWSISKTRNTALSAELNLEIRTRDEHHCEVIFQHKGKIIKDIITTPYKTANMKDRRHQYFAEMALIFWLKNIV; via the coding sequence ATGAAAGCCTCTGTTCTTGGAATTGGTACTGAATTAGTTGATGGTCAAATCGTTAACAAAAACGCTTCTTGGATCTCTAAAAAACTTAAAAAACTGGGGCTGACCACATCCACCCATCTTGTGGTGCCTGATGAAAAAAAACTGATGCGCGAAGGAATTGATTTTTGCGCTTCCCACAGTGACGTGCTTTTTTTAACTGGCGGCCTTGGGCCCACCTCTGACGATTTCACTAGAGACATCGTCACTGAATGGTTGGGTGTGCCTTTGGAATTTGATGAAATGTCTTGGAAACATGTGACTGACCGTCTTACTTCCCGCGGCTACACCGTTAAAGAAATCCAAAAGCAGCAGTGCTATTTTCCAAAAGGATCCAAAGTTCTAGTTAATAGCCAGGGGACCGCCAATGCCTTCTTCGCTGATGGTCATGGTAAAAAATTATTCGTGTTGCCCGGCCCGCCGCGAGAGATTGAAGCCGTGTGGGATGCGAACATTCACGACTGGCTTATTGAAAACACCAAGCACCTTGATCCATACATCACGCGTACCTGGGATACCCTGGGGGTTGGTGAATCTGACATCGCTATTATGGTGGAAGAAATTTTAAAAGATGTTCCTGGCGAAATAGGCTATCGCGTGCACCTGCCGTACGTGGAAGTGAAATTTTCCTACTATAAATCCCAAGAGCAGGAATTATTGCCTGCGATTCAAAAACTTACTGAAGCCTTAAACTATTGCTGCATCACCCGCGATGGCGCCGATATCGCAGAACTTTTAGCAGTTCACCTAAAGCCAATTAAAAGTTTAAATTTAGTCGATGAAGTGACGGGTCAGTTTTTAGTAAACCGACTGATGCCGGTCTTACGCGATTTCATGACTAATAAAACGTGGAGCATTTCTAAAACTAGAAACACTGCCTTAAGTGCAGAGTTAAATCTGGAAATTAGAACTCGCGATGAGCATCATTGCGAAGTGATTTTTCAACACAAAGGAAAGATCATCAAAGACATCATCACCACACCTTATAAAACGGCGAATATGAAAGATCGCCGCCATCAATATTTTGCAGAGATGGCGTTGATCTTCTGGCTTAAAAACATTGTTTAG
- a CDS encoding TrmH family RNA methyltransferase, whose translation MFPHGPELDINANLKVHYKLVLEKIGPLLTEERRKKIERVVSLRNFDTAVVLESIYDRGNVSAVMRSAEGLGFGNFHVIETQEKFKESARVTQGADKWVEVKKWKATTDCVKALKAQGYKICVTHLDEKSKPLHEIDFTGKVALVLGNEKDGVSKEMIEAADERIIIPMTGFVQSFNISVAGALSLYHISQDRLKKLGTNASLTEEEQGILQAHYFMRTQDSAVQYLEELFSRGSLKA comes from the coding sequence ATGTTCCCCCATGGTCCCGAGTTAGACATCAACGCCAATTTAAAAGTTCACTATAAATTGGTTCTAGAAAAAATCGGGCCTTTGTTAACTGAGGAACGCCGTAAAAAAATCGAACGAGTCGTGTCGTTACGCAACTTCGACACGGCCGTGGTTCTTGAAAGCATTTATGATCGTGGCAATGTGTCTGCGGTGATGAGAAGTGCCGAGGGCCTAGGTTTTGGCAATTTTCATGTCATTGAAACCCAAGAAAAGTTTAAAGAATCAGCCCGAGTTACTCAAGGTGCTGACAAATGGGTGGAAGTAAAAAAGTGGAAAGCCACCACCGACTGCGTGAAGGCCTTAAAAGCCCAAGGTTATAAAATTTGTGTGACTCACTTGGATGAAAAGTCCAAACCTCTTCATGAAATCGATTTCACTGGCAAAGTGGCATTGGTTTTAGGAAATGAAAAGGATGGCGTTTCAAAAGAAATGATCGAAGCTGCTGATGAACGTATCATCATTCCAATGACGGGCTTTGTGCAAAGTTTTAACATTTCCGTGGCAGGTGCCTTAAGCCTTTACCACATCTCCCAAGACCGCCTTAAAAAGCTAGGAACAAATGCTTCTTTGACAGAAGAAGAGCAGGGGATCTTGCAGGCTCATTACTTTATGAGAACCCAAGATTCAGCCGTTCAGTACCTAGAAGAGCTCTTTAGTCGCGGTTCCCTGAAAGCCTAA